The Rosa rugosa chromosome 3, drRosRugo1.1, whole genome shotgun sequence sequence GACGTTTGGATCGGAGATGGCTTCGTGCGCTACTCGAAAACACCGGAACAGCCATGGCCGGACGTTCTTGCAAGTCGCAGCCATGGCCGGAAGTTTGGATCGGAGATGGCCGGACTTCTCTTCCTGCTGCCGCCGgtctacagagagagagagagatatcgccggatcggagagggatgagagCTGTGgccgcgagagagagagagagagagagagaggagagagagagagagcttcaccGGTCTGcacagagagagggaggagagagagagaaggatgaTGAGTGGCAGATGGTAGTTTTTTAATTGGGTTGAGGGTAATAtcgtcattttattttaaaacgggttggtgggaataaaaatctcttgttggggtaagtgggatgatttttatcaattttggtgctttgggtcaagaacccttaaCTTTTTATCTTGAATTTTCCTAATTAGGAAGTTACCTGCCAAAACCTTTATCTTGTACACTGATGAGTGATGAACTCTGTTTAGAATGTTCAATGTGCCTTTATGAGCATACATTTTGAGCTGAATGATAATGGGAACTGAAGCTCAGAACCTTGCCAATCGACCAAAAAAGAAGTGTGCCGATGGAATTTATCCAACTATCATTTGCATTGAAAAGAAAGTAATTCTTGGACATTTTCAGTGTTATATTGGAGAAAATTGAACTGTCACGAcctaagtcttttttttttgtctgaaaaaaaaaaaaaaaaaaagacgtaGGTCGTGACAGTTCAATTTTCTCCAATATAACACTGAAAATGTCCAAGATTTACTCAAGTCTCCAAGGCCCAACCCCAAGGGTAATTGTTGGAGAAATTTCACTGTTAAACTGACTCCATCATTCGACCAAGTACTTCTAGAGTTCTAGTAACCCGTCCCTTTGACATAATAGTatcaaattcaaaactatctctcttaagcttctcacaaaaccattcaaaaaaaaaaaaaaaaaaaaactttgaacACGTCTAAGATGAGGTCAGAATGGTGAGATCACCAATACCGATTAATCTATGTCCAACATTTACGGATGATAGAGTGATTAGAGTCCACAGCTTCAAGTTTGAGCTTTGATAAATGGTGCATAACTTGTAGTAACAAATAGCCAaagaatataaaaataaaaacaatgaaGAAGGGAGACAATAGCTTCTACACAACAAAGTTACAAAGGCAGCAGCAATTTTCACCCATGTAATTGAAATCATATTGGATCTAGTTTTACCCTTAAACAAATAAGAATGCTTTGGACAAAAGCCTGCCAAAATTTACGTTTGGTTCGCCTCAGTAATGTAGAAAACAATTCAACCACTTCACGGGAAAGCAACCCCAATACCATGAATCAAACACTATATAAGACCACTCATACCCTCCTTCACATTCATCAATtcatctcttcctctcttccctCTCTTCTTTTCTTGCTCAGCACTGATGGCTTTCTCTTCATTTTCCAAAGTGTCCCTTCTGCTCTTCATTGTGCCTTTCTTTTTAGGCACTTATTGTCTGGCTCATGATTTTTCAATTGTGGGTTACTCACCCGAGCACTTGTCTTCCATGGACAAGTTCATTGAGCTCTTCGAGTCATGGATATCGAAACATGGCAAGATTTACCACAACATGGAGGAGAAGCTCCATAGGTTTGAGATATTCAAAGACAATGTCAAGCATATTGATGAAAGGAATAAGAAGCTTGATGTTGACAGCTACTGGCTTGGATTGAATGAGTTTGCTGACTTGAGCCATGAAGAGTTCAAGAGCAAGTACTTGGGCCTGAAAGGTGAATCCCCAAGAAGGAGAGACTCCTCTGAAGAAGAGTTCAGTTACAGTGATTTCGTCGAAGAGGCATTGCCCAAGTCTGTGGACTGGAGAAATAAAGGAGCTGTTACTCCAGTGAAGAACCAAGGTTCATGTGGTATGTGCCAAAGCTCAAAACACTATATGTTGAACTGTGATTTACAATCCGATAACATAACATGTCAAATATCTGGCAAGCAAACACTACTAATGAGCAAAGTTGATAATGTTATGCAGGTAGCTGTTGGGCATTTTCTACAGTTGCTGCTGTTGAAGGCATAAACCAGATAGTCACAGGAAACCTAATATCGCTGTCCGAACAGCAACTGATAGATTGTGACAATTCATTCAACGATGGCTGCAATGGCGGTTTGATGGACTATGCTTTTCAATTTATCGTCTCTAATGGTGGGCTTCACAAGGAGGAAGAATACCCCTATATCATGGACGAAGGAACTTGTGAGGAATCAACGGTAATATAAACTGCGGTCACCTGCTGCTTTATACCTCTTGAATCAAATTTAGATATCAAGAAACCATGGCTTGTTGTTGACATTTGATTTTTTAATCTTCAGGGACAATCAGAGGTGGTGACCATATCTGGTTATCAAGATGTGCCTCGAAATAGCGACCAAGCTCTCCTCAAGGCACTGGCTCACCAGCCCATTAGTGTTGCTATTGACGCCTCTGACAGAGATTTCCAGTTCTACAGTGGGGTAAGCCTTTTATAACACCATCCCTTCTATATTTCAACTCGATACTCAAAAGGTCGAGTAATGCTAGGAGGAACTTTACAAATTACAGCATGGATTTTTCGGTTTTGCAGGGTGTGTTCAACGGGCCATGTGGAACTCAGCTAACTCATGGTGTAACAGCAGTTGGCTATGGAACATCAGAGGGGTTGGATTACATCATTGTGAAGAATTCATGGGGACCAAAGTGGGGAGAGAAGGGATACATAAGGATGAAGAGAAACACAGGAAAGCCAGAAGGAATCTGCGGTATCAACAAATTGGCTTCATATCCCACCAAGAAGAAGTGatcaattaaaatatatatgaaaTCCCCTTAAAAACCATAATCTTTCTTGCTTTTCTTCCCTGTTAAATACTTCCACAGTGATGGATTATCAACTCTGTAAGATTTCCCCTTAAGTTTATCAATAACATGACTGGACTCATGGAAAGTATTTCATATAATTAAAACTGGAAACAAAaatatactcttttttttttcgtttttttttttcaagttaaaagatcgttttttttttttttttagaaaaggaGATAATATCATTCaattatccatggccagaaggcacgtacatcgaatgctgtcttacaccaaaatcatacaTGGTATAAGCTACCAGGCAAAGGACAGGTGACTCTCACTGTTAACAAatgcgctcacttattgagcctatatACAGGAAATCAAATCCTCACTACAAAACCTCTattttgaaaagtaaacctagtcgcctagagacctcaattggtgtataACTAGAGAGAACTAAGAAGCAAGTAGTAAAAGACTCAAAGTCAAGTACTAGGCAAGGAGACCCGAGAACCAAAAGCTTCCCACGTCCTTATCTCGAGAATCCTCCGTCGTAACTACTCAAGAGGATTTGCTAGAGGCACGAAAGTGCGTAGTTCTCTAACAAAATTAGAGAGTAATACAAACCTAGGATTCCCAAAGCAAGGAAATATTAGAgtaactaaaaataaaatataaaactaGGGCAAAACCAGCCCAAAATAAGGCCcaagagagcagcccaaggaGATGAGTCCAGCCCAAGGCCCAACAAAAGATTGACCTGAGCCAGCCACCAAAACCATCCTCCGCCAGCCCAAGTTAAAAGATTGTTGTAATGTCTCACAGaggtaaaaattaaaaaaaaaaaaatggaaaaaggatgAAATTAAACGATGAACCATGCAACTCAAAGTTTTCTTATCGTAAAACCTAATTGTTGTGGGAATACCAACTGGGTCTAAATTGGTCTTTCCCCTGCCTCATTAGACTGGCGCAGATATTAACTCTCTGAAATCCTTCTCTCTTCTGTTCTGAGATCTGCTCTCTTTACTTCAGCATTTCATGAATCTTGTTCCTTCATCTGACCTCCACAATCTTACCTAATAAACTAAAACTAAACGCTCAAATCATATTAAACTGGGTTTTCTCCATCCACTCTTTTCTTATCTTTCTCACACTAATTTTCATCCCTccacataaaaataaaatagcaAAAACAAAAGCATTGTATTAGCGAATTCACTGCTAAAAGAGATTTTTATTTCTCATTGAAACTAAGAATTAGTTGGGTTGGCTGTGAGCAAACCTGCTGACATGTACATAAAACAGAACCACGTGACAATTTCCATTTTTATCTATCAGCAGAGGAAATTTTGAAAGTTCATATATATAAGATCTTCTCGTCGCTAAAGGACTAGTGGGATCAAATATTAAAAGAAGAAATAACAAGGTTATTGAAATGGATAATTCATTGATGGTTTCAATATTGATCCGCTGCATACATATATAGCCTAGTCTCATACAATCTACTCTAAACATGTGGCACAGGACCCACCACATGTTGAGAGAGAACAAAATGTGCAGTTGCAGCTGGTAAGGGACGGGTTGCAGACTGCAGATGCAGGAGACAATGGCCAAACTGATATGTATACTGTTGTCCTTGAGTTGTGTAGGTAATGTCTGGGAATTAGTGGGCTGTGTTGGTAATTGGGTTTAGGTCTGGGCCTGATCCCAACAAGTCCTCCCCCCTTGAGAACAAGCTTGTCCTCAAGCTTGAAAGCTAGGAAATTTGGAGACAATGTCACGGGCCACCTCGCAAGTGACATCTTCAATAGCTAGTCCAGCCCAAGCAACCAACCACTTTGTGATAGACTTGTTACGCTTAGTGACCACTTGCATATCGAGAACTCTCTCAGGTTGCCAGTCGAGTGCGCCACTCTTGTCAAATTAGGGAAGGGTTGCAGCCACAGGAGTCTTGTCGCCAATCCTCTTCTTTAGCAACGACACATGAAAAATTGGTGAAGCTTTGAGTGGGGAGGGAGATGCAGCTTGTAGGACACTTTGCCAATTTTGGAGGCGATCTGAAACACGGGCCATAGAAgcgccggggggggggggggggggggcggctAGCTTATGAGATGGTCGCCGCATGAGCGATTGCTGACAGTAGGGATGCAGCTTCAGGAAGACCCAATCTCCTTATGCAAATTCCTTTTCCGTGCGGTGTTGATCAGAATATTGCTTCATCTGGTTTTGGGCAATAGCCATGTGATCCTTCAAGGTGCGTAACAGGGCATCTCGGTTTTGGAGGGCTAGATCCACCGTGTGATTGGAAGTGGGTGATGGAGGGAGGAGGGTGGTTGTACACGACTTGGAAATGGGGCATCGTGATTGTGGAATGGAAGGTGGAGTTATAGCACCATTCTGCCCAATGCAGCAGGTTTGACCAATTGTGAGGTTTATCATTGATGAAGCAACGTAGGTAGTGTTCTAGAGTGCAATTAAGGACCTCAAATTGGCCGTCAGTCTGTGGGTGGTAGGTCGAGCTTCAACACAACTTCGTGCCTTGCAATTTGAAAAAGTGCTCCCCAAAAGTGGCTGATGAAGATTTTGTCCCTATCACTGACTATGAAGCGAGGCATGTCGTGAAGACGGAAAATCTCTCTGGTGAAGATTTTGGCAATCTGGGCAGCTGATTGACGGTGATGAAATGGCCGTATTTCGacaaacgatcgaccacaactAATATGGAATTCTTGCCCTCAGATGGTGGAAGGCCATCGATAAAATCCATAGCAATGTTAACCCAAATGTTTTCTGGTATAGGGAGAGGTTGGATGAGACCAGGGGGATTGACAGCTTCATAGTTATTGCGTTGACACTGATCGCAAAAGGCCACATTCCGCTTTACGTCTCGCCGCATTCCTGGCCAAGCAAAGTTGCGAGCAAGGTGAGTGAAAGTTCGGAGGAAACCGGAATAACCAGCAGCCAAGGTAGAGTGAAATTCATAAAGAACCTTGCTTCTCCAATTTGTATTCTGAGGAATGAAAATTTGGTGCTTGTACATGAGTTGGCCATCCTGGAGAGTGAAACCTTTCTTGGTGGGTTCAACAGCTTCCAAGGCTGAGATGATCATACTGGCTTTGGGGTCAAGTTTGCAAGCACCAGAAATAGCAGGTATACTGTCAAAGATGGGGGAGGAGAAGCCTTGGATGCTGCAAAATTCATGGCTGCGAGAAAGGGTGTCCGGAACTGTGTTGAGATGGCCGGCCCTGTATTGCACTCTGTAATTGTACCCCAATAGCTTGGCAACCCATTTATGTTGTGCAGGATTCTTTGGGTGAATATGTGTTGTAATGGTTGGTGATCTGTGATTATGGTGAATTGGTTCCCAAGCAGGTAAGGTCTCCACTTTTCTGTTGCATATAACGCGGCAAACATCTCCTTCTCATAAATTGATAGAGATTGGTTACGTGGTGATAGAGTCTTGCTAAGAAAAGCCACCGGCGCGGGTGTTGGTTTTGTGTGAGAATCGCCCCAATTCCTTAGCCGCTTGCATCGGTTTCGAAGAAGAATTCATCTTCAAAGTTTGGAAGGCTGAGGACAGGTGCAGTGGTGATGGCAGTTTTGAGAGCAGAGAAGGCTGATTCTGCGTTGGGTGTCCAGAggaaattttctttgttcagcATTTCATTCAAGGGCTTTGCAATCAACCCATAGTTCTTGACAAAGAGCCGGTAGTAACCGGCTAGGCCCAGAAAGCCACGTAGAGCCTTGATGGTGCTTGGTTTGGGCCAGTCTTTAATGCATTGCACTTTGCTATGATCCATAGCAACTTCTTGGGCCGAGATGATGTGGCCCAAATAATTGACACTCTCTTGGACAAAATTACATTTGGACAGTTTCACATACAACTTATGCTCATGTAAAATGTTCAACACTTCTTCAAGATGAGTTAAATCAGAATCTAAGTCTTTGCTATACACCAAAATATCATCAAAGAAAACAAGCACATATTTGCGGAGAAGATCACGAAAAATATGATGCATGAGTGCTTGAAAAGTAGATGGTGCATTAGAAAGGCTGAAGGGCATTACCACAAACTCGTAGTGTCCCTCATGTGTCTGAAAGGCGATTTTGTGAATGTCCTCAGTGCACATCCATATTTGATGGTAACCTGACCTTAGGTCCAACTTGGAGTAAATGGAGGACCCATGAAGCTCATCTAACAATTCGTAAACCACCGGAATTGGAAAACGGTCTTTGATAGTAACCCAATTTAATTCCCTATAGTCAATGCAAAACCTCCAAGTGCCTTCTGTTTTGCGTAGGAGCAAAAACGGGGAAGAGAATGGGCTAGAGTTGGGCCTGATTAGCCCTTGTTTCAGCATCTCTATTACTTGGGCTTCAAGCTCCGTTTTCTGTGAATGGGCATAGCGATATGGCCTTACATTTACTGGGCCTGTGTTGGGTGCAAGTGGGATTTTGTGGTCAATGGCCCGAGATGTGGGTAGGCTTGATGGGGAGTCAAACAGGTGAGGGTATTTTTGTAACAAAGCCGAAATTTCAGGTTTTGGGGAGGTTTGGGCTATTTCAGAGAGGATGGAGGAGAGATGGCCAACTGTGTCAAGTTGGTCAGATGGGATAAGGTCAAGGATTTCAGAGTCGGCTATGGGCTTGGTAGGGTGAGCGGTGATACTGTGTAATACATGGCGTGTGCCATTCACCACGAAAATCATGATCTTGTCGAGGAAGTGCCACCCAATAAGGGTGTCAAGCCATTGAACTCCGAGGACTAAGTCCTAACCGGCCACCTGCAAAAGGAGGAAGGAATAAGTGAAACTA is a genomic window containing:
- the LOC133735336 gene encoding cysteine protease XCP1-like; translation: MAFSSFSKVSLLLFIVPFFLGTYCLAHDFSIVGYSPEHLSSMDKFIELFESWISKHGKIYHNMEEKLHRFEIFKDNVKHIDERNKKLDVDSYWLGLNEFADLSHEEFKSKYLGLKGESPRRRDSSEEEFSYSDFVEEALPKSVDWRNKGAVTPVKNQGSCGSCWAFSTVAAVEGINQIVTGNLISLSEQQLIDCDNSFNDGCNGGLMDYAFQFIVSNGGLHKEEEYPYIMDEGTCEESTGQSEVVTISGYQDVPRNSDQALLKALAHQPISVAIDASDRDFQFYSGGVFNGPCGTQLTHGVTAVGYGTSEGLDYIIVKNSWGPKWGEKGYIRMKRNTGKPEGICGINKLASYPTKKK